From Limibacter armeniacum, one genomic window encodes:
- a CDS encoding SDR family NAD(P)-dependent oxidoreductase yields the protein MKLFDIQHKVIVITGRGGALGKGIAKGLLESGAQVVILSRSQTTVDSA from the coding sequence TTGAAACTATTTGATATACAGCATAAAGTAATCGTCATCACTGGCAGAGGTGGTGCATTGGGAAAAGGCATAGCCAAAGGTTTATTGGAGTCAGGAGCTCAGGTCGTGATTTTGAGTAGAAGCCAAACCACTGTTGACAGTGCATAG